One window of Brevibacterium pigmentatum genomic DNA carries:
- a CDS encoding flotillin family protein, translating into MDLLFGAGGIGVLVIIILIALFVILRSYKIASPSEALIITGRNASGASGTGRIVIGGRSVVYPIVQKAFILSLSSRQISVEIDGISINGIALRLRGVAQVKVGGTEDDVRKAAQRFLDQQDQIDHYSKEILSGTLRAVVGTLTVEQIIQDRASFAAQVQEESAHSMNNQGLIIDTFQISAVEDEGSYLRDWGRPQAAEVAKNAAIAEANAGRASAVEQAQQNEETQKQQALTDQAIAEQQQQLALRRAALKEEADQRQATADNAGPLAAAAEKQKLLEKDRIVAKEAAELRAEQLDAEVRRPADAERYRQQAAADARAYEIEAQGRAEAAAELHRRSKDAEAIRLEGEAEADAIRARGEAEAEALRAQAEAYKQFNDAAVLSKVLEVLPTVAGELVAPYANIKDLSIVSTDGESKLANSVSNNLSQVLEVVRGTTGVDLTDLVAKAKSSGGAGASGEDSGGPGGNGGPGGNTPGGSSGTGLASDEVVDGVVADDASAGPRSKGAGFDPKAFLDDSGVDLDRIGNEVKKATGFDVQAYIDEAKRRLDESGSGASGADAADIPDSDEPGDDRDDDSKGTQS; encoded by the coding sequence ATGGACCTGCTCTTCGGCGCCGGAGGAATCGGCGTCCTCGTGATCATCATCCTGATCGCGCTGTTCGTGATCTTGCGCTCGTACAAGATCGCCTCACCGTCCGAGGCGCTCATCATCACCGGCCGGAACGCCTCGGGCGCCTCGGGGACCGGCCGCATCGTCATCGGTGGCCGCTCGGTCGTCTACCCGATCGTGCAGAAGGCGTTCATCCTGTCGCTGTCCTCGCGGCAGATCTCCGTCGAGATCGACGGCATCTCCATCAACGGCATCGCCCTGCGTCTGCGCGGAGTCGCCCAGGTCAAAGTCGGCGGCACCGAGGATGATGTGCGCAAGGCCGCACAGCGCTTCCTCGACCAGCAGGACCAGATCGACCACTACTCGAAGGAGATCCTCTCGGGTACCCTGCGCGCCGTGGTCGGCACGCTCACCGTCGAGCAGATCATCCAGGACCGCGCCTCCTTCGCCGCGCAGGTGCAGGAGGAATCCGCGCACTCGATGAACAACCAGGGCCTCATCATCGACACGTTCCAGATCTCGGCGGTCGAGGACGAAGGCAGCTACCTGCGCGACTGGGGTCGCCCGCAGGCCGCCGAGGTGGCGAAGAACGCCGCCATCGCCGAGGCGAACGCCGGCCGTGCGTCGGCCGTCGAGCAGGCGCAGCAGAACGAGGAGACGCAGAAGCAGCAGGCGCTGACCGATCAGGCGATCGCCGAACAGCAGCAGCAGCTGGCTCTGCGCCGCGCTGCGCTCAAGGAAGAGGCCGATCAGCGGCAGGCGACTGCCGACAACGCCGGCCCGCTGGCCGCCGCGGCCGAGAAGCAGAAGCTGCTCGAGAAGGACCGGATCGTGGCGAAGGAAGCTGCGGAGCTGCGTGCCGAACAGCTCGACGCCGAGGTGCGCCGACCCGCGGACGCCGAACGCTACCGGCAGCAGGCCGCCGCCGACGCCCGTGCGTACGAGATCGAGGCGCAGGGTCGGGCCGAGGCGGCCGCAGAACTGCATCGCCGCTCGAAGGACGCCGAAGCGATCCGCCTCGAAGGCGAAGCCGAAGCTGATGCGATCCGTGCTCGCGGTGAGGCCGAAGCCGAAGCGCTGAGGGCTCAGGCCGAGGCGTACAAGCAGTTCAACGACGCGGCCGTGCTGTCGAAGGTGCTCGAGGTTCTGCCGACCGTGGCCGGCGAGCTCGTCGCGCCGTACGCGAACATCAAGGACCTCTCGATCGTGTCCACCGATGGCGAGTCGAAGCTCGCGAACTCCGTGTCGAACAACCTCTCGCAGGTCCTCGAAGTCGTGCGGGGAACGACCGGTGTCGACCTCACCGACCTCGTGGCCAAGGCGAAGAGCTCCGGTGGAGCCGGCGCGAGCGGTGAAGATTCGGGCGGGCCCGGTGGAAACGGCGGTCCTGGCGGGAACACCCCAGGTGGTTCGTCCGGGACGGGCCTCGCCTCGGACGAAGTCGTCGACGGAGTCGTCGCAGACGATGCGTCTGCTGGTCCGCGATCGAAAGGCGCCGGGTTCGACCCGAAGGCCTTCCTCGATGACAGCGGCGTCGATCTCGACCGGATCGGAAACGAGGTGAAGAAGGCCACCGGCTTCGATGTGCAGGCCTATATCGATGAGGCGAAGCGCCGCCTCGACGAGAGCGGTTCAGGCGCGTCCGGGGCGGATGCGGCAGATATCCCTGACAGCGATGAGCCCGGCGATGATCGGGACGACGACAGCAAGGGCACCCAGAGCTGA
- a CDS encoding DUF3817 domain-containing protein has translation MTPKRFFTFFAIAETVTWTLLLIGMFLKYVTQTTEVGVRIGGGIHGFIFICFVIAVIGVGASQQWSKRRIATGLGSAIIPYATIPFERSVEKTGSLEGDWGLGRNGRTPQTWFEKLTSWCIRNPWLAIGLGIIFVILVFSGLLLAGPPGEWGK, from the coding sequence GTGACTCCCAAACGTTTCTTCACCTTCTTCGCCATCGCCGAGACCGTCACCTGGACTCTGCTGCTGATCGGCATGTTCCTCAAATACGTCACCCAAACCACCGAGGTGGGAGTGCGGATCGGCGGAGGCATCCACGGCTTCATCTTCATCTGCTTCGTCATCGCCGTCATCGGCGTCGGCGCCTCGCAGCAGTGGAGCAAACGGCGCATCGCCACGGGCCTCGGGTCGGCGATCATTCCCTACGCCACGATTCCCTTCGAGCGGTCGGTGGAGAAGACTGGATCCCTTGAAGGCGACTGGGGTCTGGGCCGTAACGGTCGTACCCCGCAGACCTGGTTCGAGAAGCTCACCTCGTGGTGCATCCGTAACCCCTGGCTGGCCATCGGGCTGGGCATCATCTTCGTCATCCTCGTCTTCTCGGGTCTGCTGCTGGCTGGCCCTCCCGGCGAATGGGGCAAGTGA